The Longimicrobium sp. genome includes a region encoding these proteins:
- a CDS encoding TonB-dependent receptor plug domain-containing protein encodes MRTIRWLLALVALCASPMLALAQDATTVSGRVTDTDGDPQAGVLVRIAELNVGNTSGPDGSYRITIPGSAVRAGQTVTITATRQGLSTVSRSLTLAPGGNLTQNFQMGSSVLALDALVVTALGITREERAVTTSTATLDASQITDAPETNIVNALAGEVAGVQTTNAGPAGGSARIVIRGATSLSGDNQPLFVVDGVPIDNTAPTLEGYGGYDYGNAAQDINPNDIANVTVLKGPNAAALYGSRAANGVILITTKSGRGIDGTQLSYTSNVTWEDPLRLPSYQNQYGQGSQGEFEFVDGAGAGTADGVDESWGPACDGRPISQFFSNGAPAPFVCHPDNVSNFFRTGMTVQNNLALSAASDRANVRLSIGHMNQQAMYPGQELSRYTIGLNGGTQINTRLRAEASANYIRGEGANRPGTGYSATNPMQQFVWFGRTVDTRLLRDYMKDGEHYNWNYNYHTNPYWLALHNRNEDDRNRLIGNVSLSYGLTDWLTATARTGTDWYQDHRKRMFHADNINFPDDTYGEDVITRSETNTDAFLTA; translated from the coding sequence ATGAGAACCATTCGTTGGCTGCTTGCATTGGTGGCGCTGTGCGCCTCACCGATGCTCGCGCTTGCGCAGGACGCGACGACCGTGTCGGGACGCGTTACCGACACCGACGGCGACCCGCAGGCCGGAGTCCTCGTGCGCATCGCCGAACTGAACGTCGGCAACACCTCGGGCCCCGACGGCTCGTACCGCATCACCATTCCGGGCTCCGCCGTGCGCGCGGGGCAGACCGTGACCATCACCGCCACCCGTCAAGGCCTGTCCACGGTTTCGCGCAGCCTTACGCTTGCGCCCGGGGGCAACCTGACGCAGAACTTCCAGATGGGCTCGTCGGTCCTGGCGCTCGACGCCCTGGTGGTTACCGCGCTCGGCATCACCCGAGAGGAGCGGGCGGTCACGACCTCTACCGCCACCCTCGACGCGTCGCAGATCACCGACGCGCCGGAAACCAACATCGTCAACGCGCTGGCGGGTGAAGTGGCCGGCGTGCAGACCACCAACGCCGGCCCCGCCGGCGGCTCGGCCCGCATCGTCATCCGCGGCGCCACGTCGCTCTCGGGCGACAACCAGCCGCTCTTCGTGGTCGACGGGGTGCCCATCGACAACACGGCGCCCACGCTGGAAGGGTATGGCGGCTACGACTACGGCAACGCCGCGCAGGACATCAACCCGAACGACATCGCCAACGTCACGGTGCTGAAGGGCCCCAACGCCGCCGCCCTCTACGGGTCGCGCGCGGCCAACGGCGTGATCCTGATCACCACCAAGTCCGGCCGCGGCATCGACGGCACCCAGCTCAGCTACACCAGCAACGTCACCTGGGAAGACCCGCTTCGCCTGCCCTCGTACCAGAACCAGTACGGCCAGGGCTCGCAGGGCGAGTTCGAGTTCGTGGACGGCGCGGGCGCCGGCACGGCCGACGGCGTCGACGAGAGCTGGGGCCCGGCCTGCGACGGCCGCCCGATCTCCCAGTTCTTCAGCAACGGAGCGCCGGCTCCCTTCGTCTGCCATCCGGACAACGTCTCGAACTTCTTCCGCACCGGCATGACGGTGCAGAACAACCTGGCCCTGTCGGCCGCCAGCGACCGCGCGAACGTGCGCCTGTCGATCGGCCACATGAACCAGCAGGCGATGTACCCCGGGCAGGAGCTGAGCCGCTACACCATCGGCCTGAACGGCGGCACCCAGATCAACACCCGCCTGCGCGCCGAGGCCTCGGCCAACTACATCCGCGGCGAGGGCGCCAACCGCCCGGGCACCGGCTACTCGGCCACCAACCCCATGCAGCAGTTCGTGTGGTTCGGCCGCACGGTCGACACCCGCCTCCTTCGCGACTACATGAAGGACGGCGAGCACTACAACTGGAACTACAACTACCACACCAATCCGTATTGGCTGGCGCTGCACAACCGCAACGAGGACGACCGCAACCGCCTCATCGGCAACGTGTCGCTCAGCTACGGCCTCACCGACTGGCTGACGGCCACGGCCCGTACCGGCACCGACTGGTACCAGGACCACCGCAAGCGGATGTTCCACGCGGACAACATCAACTTCCCGGACGACACGTACGGCGAAGACGTGATCACCCGCAGTGAAACGAACACCGACGCCTTCCTGACCGCCGA